In Pseudomonas lalkuanensis, the following are encoded in one genomic region:
- a CDS encoding sigma-54-dependent transcriptional regulator has product MPHILIVEDETIIRSALRRLLERNQYQVSEAGSVQEAQERYSIPGFDLIISDLRLPGAPGTELIKLAQGTPVLIMTSYASLRSAVDSMKMGAVDYIAKPFDHDEMLQAVARILKERQDARSTPSERPAASRGGDKAVAANADGEIGIIGSCPAMLELYSKIRKVSPTDSTVLIQGESGTGKELVARALHNLSRRAKAPLISVNCAAIPETLIESELFGHEKGAFTGATAGRAGLVEAADGGTLFLDEIGELPLEAQARLLRVLQEGEIRRVGSVQSQKVDVRLIAATHRDLKTLAKTGQFREDLYYRLHVISLKLPALRERGNDVLEIARSFLARQCTQMGRDSLRFATDAEQAIRHYNWPGNVRELENAIERAVILCESPDISADLLGIDIELDDLDEEDFNEAAVPSQANNTAHEPTEDLSLEDYFQHFVLEHQDHMTETELARKLGISRKCLWERRQRLGIPRRKSGAAAGP; this is encoded by the coding sequence ATGCCACATATTCTGATCGTCGAAGACGAAACCATCATTCGCTCTGCCCTGCGCCGCCTGCTGGAACGTAACCAGTACCAGGTCAGCGAGGCCGGCTCCGTCCAGGAAGCCCAGGAGCGCTACAGCATTCCCGGTTTCGACCTCATCATCAGCGACCTCCGCCTTCCCGGCGCTCCCGGTACCGAACTGATCAAGCTGGCCCAGGGCACTCCGGTGCTGATCATGACCAGCTACGCCAGCCTGCGCTCGGCGGTGGATTCGATGAAGATGGGCGCGGTGGACTACATCGCCAAGCCCTTCGACCATGACGAAATGCTCCAGGCGGTTGCCCGCATCCTCAAGGAACGCCAGGACGCCAGGTCGACCCCGAGCGAACGTCCCGCTGCCAGCCGCGGCGGCGACAAGGCGGTCGCCGCCAACGCCGACGGCGAGATCGGCATCATCGGCTCCTGCCCCGCGATGCTCGAGCTCTACAGCAAGATCCGCAAAGTGTCCCCGACCGACTCGACCGTGCTCATCCAGGGCGAGTCCGGCACCGGCAAGGAGCTGGTGGCCCGCGCGTTGCACAACCTGTCCCGCCGCGCCAAGGCACCGCTGATTTCGGTGAACTGCGCCGCCATCCCGGAAACCCTGATCGAGTCCGAACTCTTCGGCCACGAGAAGGGTGCCTTCACCGGCGCCACCGCCGGCCGCGCCGGCCTGGTGGAAGCTGCCGACGGCGGCACCCTGTTCCTCGATGAGATCGGTGAACTGCCCCTGGAAGCCCAGGCCCGCCTGCTGCGCGTCCTGCAGGAAGGCGAAATCCGCCGCGTTGGCTCGGTGCAGTCGCAGAAGGTGGACGTGCGCCTGATCGCGGCAACCCACCGCGACCTCAAGACTCTGGCCAAGACCGGCCAGTTCCGCGAGGACCTCTATTACCGCCTGCACGTCATTTCGCTGAAGCTGCCCGCCCTGCGCGAGCGCGGTAACGACGTGCTGGAAATCGCCCGCTCCTTCCTGGCGCGCCAGTGCACCCAGATGGGGCGTGACAGCCTGCGCTTCGCGACCGATGCCGAACAGGCCATTCGCCACTACAACTGGCCGGGCAACGTGCGTGAGCTGGAAAACGCCATCGAGCGTGCGGTGATCCTGTGCGAGAGCCCGGATATCTCGGCGGACCTGCTGGGCATCGACATCGAGCTGGACGACCTGGACGAAGAGGACTTCAACGAAGCCGCCGTTCCGTCCCAGGCCAACAACACCGCCCACGAGCCCACGGAAGACCTGTCGCTGGAAGACTACTTCCAGCACTTCGTGCTGGAGCACCAGGACCACATGACCGAAACCGAGCTGGCCCGCAAGTTGGGCATCAGCCGCAAATGCCTGTGGGAACGCCGTCAGCGCCTTGGAATTCCGCGCCGCAAATCGGGTGCCGCAGCCGGGCCTTGA
- a CDS encoding polynucleotide adenylyltransferase PcnB yields MLKKLFQSFRSPLRRAQHPRSTPEVLGNNQHSLHRSGISRNAVLVVDRLQKAGYQAYVVGGCVRDLLLNLRPKDFDVATNATPEQVRAEFRNARVIGRRFKLAHVQFGREIIEVATFRANHPQGEEEEDSNQASRNESGRILRDNVYGSLEDDAQRRDFTINALYYDPTTERILDYAHGVHDIRNRLVRLIGIPEQRYQEDPVRMLRAARFAAKLDFEIEKHSAAPIRRLAPMLREIPSARLFDEVLKLFLGGKAERTFELLVEYDLFAPLFPASAAALERNPEYTGRLIRQALINTDERIRQGKPVTPAFLFAALLWPALPARAAQLQERGMPPIPAMQEAAHVLIMEQVQRTAIPKRFSIPIREIWDMQERLPRRNGKRADLLLENPRFRAGYDFLLLRESAGEKTDGLGDWWTDYQDASDSQRRNMIRELNTKDEQQPSGQRRRRGGSRRRRGPRSEGAPDNSGD; encoded by the coding sequence ATGCTGAAGAAGCTGTTCCAGTCTTTCCGTTCGCCCCTTCGCCGCGCCCAGCATCCGCGCAGCACTCCCGAAGTACTGGGCAATAATCAGCATTCGCTGCACCGTTCGGGCATCAGTCGCAATGCCGTGCTGGTCGTCGATCGCCTGCAGAAGGCTGGCTACCAGGCCTACGTCGTCGGCGGTTGTGTCCGTGACCTGCTGCTGAACCTGCGCCCCAAGGACTTCGACGTGGCCACCAACGCCACACCCGAGCAGGTGCGCGCCGAATTCCGCAATGCGCGGGTGATCGGCCGCCGCTTCAAGCTGGCCCATGTGCAGTTCGGCCGGGAAATCATCGAGGTCGCCACCTTCCGCGCCAACCACCCGCAAGGGGAGGAAGAGGAAGACAGCAACCAGGCCTCGCGCAACGAAAGCGGCCGCATCCTGCGCGACAACGTGTACGGCAGCCTGGAAGACGACGCCCAGCGTCGCGACTTCACCATCAACGCGCTGTACTACGACCCAACCACCGAGCGCATCCTCGATTACGCCCACGGCGTTCACGACATCCGCAACCGCCTGGTGCGCCTGATCGGCATTCCCGAGCAGCGTTACCAGGAAGACCCGGTGCGCATGCTCCGCGCCGCGCGTTTCGCCGCCAAGCTGGACTTCGAGATCGAGAAGCACAGCGCCGCGCCCATTCGCCGCCTGGCACCGATGCTGCGGGAAATCCCCTCGGCGCGCCTGTTCGACGAAGTGCTCAAGTTGTTCCTTGGCGGCAAGGCCGAGCGCACCTTCGAACTGCTGGTGGAGTACGACCTGTTCGCCCCGCTGTTCCCGGCCAGCGCCGCAGCCCTGGAACGCAACCCCGAATACACCGGCCGCCTGATTCGCCAGGCGCTGATCAACACCGACGAGCGCATTCGCCAGGGCAAGCCCGTTACCCCGGCCTTCCTCTTCGCCGCCCTGCTCTGGCCGGCCCTGCCCGCCCGCGCCGCGCAACTGCAGGAACGCGGCATGCCGCCGATCCCGGCGATGCAGGAAGCGGCCCATGTCCTGATCATGGAGCAGGTCCAGCGCACCGCCATTCCCAAGCGTTTCAGCATCCCGATCCGTGAAATCTGGGACATGCAGGAGCGCCTGCCGCGTCGTAACGGCAAGCGTGCCGACCTGCTGCTGGAGAATCCGCGATTCCGCGCCGGTTACGACTTCCTCCTGCTGCGCGAAAGCGCCGGCGAGAAGACCGACGGCCTGGGTGACTGGTGGACGGACTACCAGGACGCCAGCGACAGCCAGCGCCGCAACATGATCCGCGAGCTCAATACCAAGGACGAGCAACAGCCCAGTGGCCAGCGCCGCCGCCGTGGTGGCAGCCGTCGTCGTCGCGGTCCGCGCAGCGAAGGCGCACCCGACAATTCGGGCGATTGA
- the folK gene encoding 2-amino-4-hydroxy-6-hydroxymethyldihydropteridine diphosphokinase, translating into MERVYIGLGSNLAEPVSQLRGALAALGELPGTRLAAVSSLYTSDPLGPPDQPRYVNAVAALDTELAPLELLDALQAIELAQGRVRKDERWGPRTLDLDILLFGQHRLDDPRLQVPHYHMHARAFVLYPLAEIAEDLQLPDGRPLQALLAACPFEGLERLPDLAVTP; encoded by the coding sequence ATGGAGCGCGTGTATATCGGCCTCGGCAGTAACCTCGCGGAGCCCGTCAGCCAACTACGCGGCGCCCTTGCGGCCCTGGGCGAACTGCCTGGAACGCGCCTCGCGGCGGTGTCCTCGCTCTACACCAGCGACCCCCTCGGCCCACCGGACCAGCCCCGCTACGTGAATGCCGTGGCGGCCCTGGATACCGAACTGGCTCCGCTGGAATTGCTGGACGCCCTGCAAGCCATCGAGCTGGCGCAAGGGCGTGTACGCAAGGATGAACGCTGGGGTCCGCGCACCCTGGACCTGGATATCCTGCTGTTCGGCCAGCATCGGCTCGATGACCCTCGGTTACAGGTTCCGCACTACCACATGCACGCCCGCGCGTTCGTGCTCTATCCCCTGGCGGAGATCGCCGAAGACCTGCAACTGCCCGATGGGCGCCCGCTGCAGGCCCTGCTGGCAGCCTGCCCATTCGAAGGCCTCGAGCGCCTCCCCGACCTGGCGGTAACGCCGTAA
- the panB gene encoding 3-methyl-2-oxobutanoate hydroxymethyltransferase: protein MPDVTLTTLQELKLKGEKIAMLTAYDATFAQAACQAGVDVLLVGDSLGMVLQGHDSTLPVSMADMAYHTAAVKRGNQGALIISDLPFMAYANLEQTFANSAALMQAGAHMVKLEGAAWLADPIRLLAERGVPVCAHLGLTPQAVNILGGYKVQGRQEAQARQLRADAMALEQAGAAMLLLECVPSELAAEITQSVKIPVIGIGAGSATDGQVLVLHDMLGLSLTGRAPKFVKNFMEGQASIPAALSAYVRAVKDVTFPAAEHGFSA from the coding sequence ATGCCCGATGTGACCCTGACCACCCTGCAAGAGCTCAAGCTGAAAGGCGAGAAGATCGCCATGCTGACAGCCTACGACGCCACCTTTGCCCAGGCAGCCTGCCAGGCCGGCGTGGATGTGCTGCTGGTGGGCGACTCCCTTGGCATGGTCCTGCAGGGCCATGACAGCACCCTGCCGGTCAGCATGGCCGATATGGCCTACCACACCGCCGCCGTGAAACGCGGTAACCAGGGCGCGCTGATCATCAGCGACCTGCCGTTCATGGCCTACGCCAACCTCGAGCAGACCTTCGCCAATAGCGCCGCCCTGATGCAGGCCGGTGCGCACATGGTCAAGCTGGAAGGCGCCGCCTGGCTGGCCGACCCCATCCGCCTGCTGGCCGAGCGCGGTGTCCCGGTCTGCGCTCACCTGGGCCTGACCCCGCAAGCCGTGAACATCCTCGGCGGCTACAAGGTCCAGGGTCGCCAGGAAGCTCAGGCGCGCCAACTGCGTGCTGACGCCATGGCCCTGGAACAGGCCGGCGCCGCCATGCTGCTGCTCGAATGCGTACCCAGCGAGCTGGCCGCCGAAATCACTCAGTCGGTGAAGATCCCGGTGATCGGCATCGGCGCGGGTAGCGCCACTGATGGCCAGGTGCTGGTCCTGCACGACATGCTCGGCCTGTCCCTCACCGGCCGCGCGCCCAAGTTCGTGAAGAATTTCATGGAAGGCCAGGCCAGCATCCCGGCTGCCCTGTCGGCCTACGTCCGGGCCGTCAAGGATGTGACCTTCCCCGCTGCCGAACACGGATTCTCCGCATGA
- the panC gene encoding pantoate--beta-alanine ligase, with the protein MITVKTVRELRAAVARARSEGKRIGFVPTMGNLHCGHVALVEKASQRADFVVASIFVNPLQFGPSEDLAKYPRTLVADQEKLVAAGCHLLFHPDVEEMYPDGMNGQTRVNVPVVSEGLCGGSRPGHFEGVATVVSKLFNMVQPDLAVFGEKDFQQLAVIRKLVRDLNMPIQIMGEPTVRAEDGLALSSRNGYLDDAQRAAAPALYRTLQQMASAIRAGRRDFTTLEQEGQAELAKAGFRPDYLEVREALNLRPAGDKDQQLVILGAAFMGNTRLIDNLAFNLDAH; encoded by the coding sequence ATGATCACCGTCAAGACCGTCCGCGAACTGCGTGCCGCCGTCGCCCGTGCGCGCAGCGAAGGCAAGCGCATCGGCTTCGTGCCCACCATGGGCAACCTCCACTGCGGACACGTCGCCCTGGTGGAGAAGGCCAGCCAGCGCGCCGATTTCGTGGTTGCCAGCATCTTCGTCAACCCACTGCAGTTCGGGCCGAGCGAAGACCTGGCCAAGTACCCACGCACCCTGGTGGCCGACCAGGAGAAGCTGGTGGCCGCAGGCTGCCACCTCCTGTTTCACCCGGACGTGGAAGAAATGTACCCGGACGGCATGAACGGGCAGACCCGCGTCAACGTCCCGGTGGTTTCCGAAGGCCTCTGCGGCGGTAGCCGCCCGGGCCATTTCGAAGGCGTGGCGACTGTGGTCAGCAAGCTGTTCAACATGGTCCAGCCCGACCTCGCTGTCTTCGGCGAGAAGGATTTCCAGCAATTGGCGGTAATTCGCAAGCTGGTGCGCGATCTGAACATGCCGATCCAGATCATGGGCGAGCCCACGGTTCGCGCCGAAGATGGCCTGGCCCTGTCGTCGCGCAATGGTTACCTGGACGACGCCCAGCGCGCCGCCGCACCCGCTCTGTACCGTACCCTGCAGCAGATGGCCTCTGCCATCCGTGCAGGCCGTCGTGACTTCACCACGCTGGAACAGGAAGGCCAGGCCGAACTTGCCAAGGCCGGTTTCCGCCCCGACTACCTGGAAGTCCGCGAAGCGCTGAACCTGCGCCCCGCAGGCGACAAGGACCAGCAGTTGGTGATCCTGGGTGCCGCCTTCATGGGCAACACCCGCCTGATCGACAACCTTGCCTTCAACCTCGACGCACACTGA
- the panD gene encoding aspartate 1-decarboxylase: MHAIMLKAKLHRAEVTHAVLDYEGSCAIDGDWLDLSGIREYEQIQIYNVDNGERFTTYAIRAENGSRMISVNGAAAHKAKVGDRVIICAYAHYSEAELANFKPRMLYMAPGNEISHTSNAIPVQVA; encoded by the coding sequence ATGCACGCCATCATGCTCAAGGCCAAACTGCACCGTGCCGAAGTCACCCACGCCGTGCTCGACTACGAAGGCTCCTGCGCCATCGATGGTGATTGGCTCGACCTCTCCGGTATCCGCGAGTACGAACAGATCCAGATCTACAACGTCGACAACGGCGAGCGTTTCACCACCTACGCCATCCGCGCCGAGAACGGCTCGCGGATGATCTCGGTGAACGGCGCCGCGGCGCACAAGGCCAAGGTAGGTGATCGCGTGATCATCTGCGCCTACGCTCACTACAGCGAAGCGGAACTGGCCAATTTCAAACCGCGTATGCTGTACATGGCTCCGGGCAACGAAATCAGCCACACCAGCAACGCGATTCCGGTACAGGTCGCCTGA
- the pgi gene encoding glucose-6-phosphate isomerase yields the protein MDHHLTPLDVTQLPTWKGLRQHRQDLAGFSLRQAFAEDPERFKQFSLSACGLLLDFSKNLVRADTLELLVKLAEEARLDDAIKAMFRGDVINASERRPVLHTALRRPIGDKVRVEGTDVMPEVHRVLHQMTELVGSVHNGLWRGYTEKPITDVVNIGIGGSFLGPQLVSEALLPFAQKGVRCHYLANIDGSEFRELACRLNAETTLFIVSSKSFGTLETLKNAQAARAWYLAQGGSEEELYRHFIAVSSNKEAAVAFGIREENIFPMWDWVGGRYSLWSAIGLPIAMSIGISNFKELLSGAYSMDQHFQSTPFERNIPVILGLLGVWYGDFWGARSHAILPYDYYLRNFTDHLQQLDMESNGKSVRQDGTPVTAGTGPVIWGGVGCNGQHAYHQLLHQGTQLIPADFIVPVSSYNPVADHHQWLFANCLSQSQALMLGKSREEAEAELRAKGLPEEEVQRLAPHKVVPGNRPSNTLVMERISPRRLGALIAMYEHKVYVQSVLWGINAFDQWGVELGKELGKTVYSRLTGQDEAQAEDGSTQGLIDFFRARHRG from the coding sequence ATGGACCACCACCTGACGCCGCTCGATGTCACCCAACTGCCCACCTGGAAGGGGCTCCGCCAGCATCGCCAGGACCTTGCCGGCTTCAGCCTGCGCCAGGCCTTCGCCGAGGACCCGGAGCGCTTCAAGCAGTTCAGCCTGAGCGCCTGCGGTCTGCTGCTGGACTTCTCGAAGAACCTGGTCCGCGCCGATACCCTGGAACTGCTGGTCAAGCTGGCGGAGGAAGCCCGGCTCGACGACGCCATCAAGGCGATGTTCCGTGGCGACGTGATCAACGCCTCGGAGCGCCGTCCGGTGCTGCACACCGCGTTGCGCCGCCCCATCGGCGACAAGGTCCGGGTGGAAGGCACCGACGTGATGCCCGAAGTGCACCGCGTGCTGCACCAGATGACCGAGCTGGTGGGTTCCGTGCACAACGGCCTGTGGCGCGGCTACACGGAAAAGCCCATCACCGACGTGGTGAACATCGGCATCGGCGGCTCCTTCCTCGGCCCGCAGCTGGTGTCGGAAGCGCTGCTCCCCTTCGCCCAGAAAGGCGTGCGCTGCCATTACCTGGCGAACATCGACGGCAGCGAATTCCGCGAACTGGCCTGCCGCCTGAACGCCGAAACCACTCTGTTCATCGTCTCCAGCAAGTCCTTCGGCACCCTGGAAACCCTCAAGAACGCCCAGGCTGCCCGTGCCTGGTACCTGGCCCAGGGCGGCAGCGAGGAGGAGCTGTACCGGCACTTCATCGCCGTTTCCAGCAACAAGGAAGCGGCGGTGGCCTTCGGCATCCGCGAAGAGAACATCTTCCCCATGTGGGACTGGGTCGGCGGGCGTTATTCCCTGTGGTCCGCCATCGGCCTGCCGATCGCCATGTCCATCGGCATCTCCAACTTCAAGGAGCTGCTGTCCGGCGCCTACAGCATGGACCAGCATTTCCAGAGCACGCCGTTCGAGCGCAACATCCCGGTGATCCTCGGCCTGCTTGGCGTCTGGTACGGCGATTTCTGGGGCGCCCGCAGCCACGCGATCCTGCCCTACGACTACTACCTGCGTAACTTCACCGATCACCTGCAGCAGCTGGACATGGAGTCCAATGGCAAGAGCGTGCGCCAGGACGGGACCCCGGTCACCGCCGGTACCGGCCCGGTGATCTGGGGTGGCGTCGGTTGCAACGGCCAACATGCCTACCACCAGTTGCTGCACCAGGGCACCCAACTGATCCCGGCGGACTTCATCGTCCCCGTGTCCAGCTACAACCCGGTGGCCGACCACCATCAGTGGCTGTTCGCCAACTGCCTGTCCCAGAGCCAGGCGCTGATGCTCGGCAAATCCCGCGAGGAGGCCGAGGCCGAACTGCGCGCCAAGGGCCTGCCGGAAGAAGAAGTGCAGCGTCTGGCGCCGCACAAGGTGGTGCCCGGCAACCGTCCGAGCAACACCCTGGTGATGGAACGCATCAGCCCGCGCCGCCTGGGCGCACTGATCGCCATGTACGAGCACAAGGTCTACGTGCAGAGCGTGCTCTGGGGCATCAACGCCTTCGACCAGTGGGGCGTGGAACTGGGCAAGGAGCTGGGCAAGACCGTCTATTCACGCCTGACCGGCCAGGACGAAGCCCAGGCCGAGGATGGTTCGACCCAGGGCCTGATCGACTTCTTCCGCGCACGTCACCGCGGCTGA
- a CDS encoding GlxA family transcriptional regulator, which translates to MSQPHRVLLVVFPDFQLLDASGPAEVFAAVSGHLPTETGPAYALQGISVTGGLVRSSTGLELMTESLPEPASLAGCTLLVAGGYGVQRAMAQGALARWLKDAATLATRCGSVCTGAFLLAQAGLLDGRPVVTHWKYALLLKRLFPKLLVQEDALFVRDGRFYSSAGVTAGMDLCLSLVEEDHGRAVSLQVAKGLVMYLRRPGGQRQFSAELLAQQAPPGGVLEKLVQWLRGRLHEALDIEVMAAKVAVSPRTLHRHCQAELGVTPAKLLFQLRLEEACRLLEQGAPSLKRTAEKSGFGSEYNLRRAFIHALGVTPSEYRQRFCR; encoded by the coding sequence ATGTCACAACCCCATCGCGTGCTGCTAGTGGTCTTTCCCGATTTCCAACTGCTGGATGCCAGCGGCCCGGCAGAAGTGTTCGCCGCTGTCAGCGGCCACTTGCCGACGGAGACAGGTCCTGCCTACGCCTTGCAGGGCATCTCCGTTACCGGTGGGTTGGTACGCTCCAGCACCGGACTGGAGCTGATGACCGAATCCCTGCCGGAACCGGCCAGCCTGGCCGGGTGCACCTTGCTTGTGGCGGGTGGCTATGGCGTGCAACGGGCCATGGCGCAGGGCGCGCTGGCGCGCTGGCTCAAGGACGCGGCAACCCTGGCGACACGTTGCGGTTCGGTGTGCACAGGGGCCTTTCTGCTGGCCCAGGCCGGCTTGCTCGATGGCCGCCCGGTGGTGACCCATTGGAAGTACGCCCTGTTGCTGAAGCGGCTGTTTCCGAAGTTGCTGGTGCAGGAAGATGCGCTGTTCGTCCGCGACGGGCGCTTCTACAGCTCGGCCGGGGTAACGGCTGGCATGGACCTCTGCCTGAGCCTGGTGGAGGAGGACCATGGCCGCGCGGTATCGCTGCAAGTGGCCAAGGGGCTGGTGATGTACCTGCGCCGGCCCGGTGGCCAGCGGCAGTTCAGTGCGGAACTGCTGGCGCAGCAGGCACCCCCGGGAGGTGTGCTGGAGAAGCTGGTCCAGTGGTTGCGCGGTCGACTGCACGAGGCATTGGACATCGAGGTGATGGCTGCGAAGGTGGCGGTATCGCCACGGACGCTTCACCGGCATTGCCAGGCGGAACTGGGGGTGACGCCGGCGAAACTGCTGTTCCAGTTGCGACTGGAAGAGGCTTGCCGATTGCTGGAGCAGGGCGCGCCGTCGCTCAAGCGTACGGCGGAGAAGAGCGGGTTCGGCAGCGAGTACAACCTGCGCCGGGCGTTCATTCACGCGCTGGGGGTAACGCCGAGCGAGTATCGGCAGCGGTTCTGCCGGTAG
- a CDS encoding DJ-1/PfpI family protein, whose protein sequence is MRTLLLLLTLYLPLLVQAGALESYKPRFGREQPLVAVVGENRMTELVDYLVPFSLLSRAGVAEVVALSTREGPLQMMPALRVEAQVTTAEFEQRYPQGADYLIVPAVHHSDDPVLTAFVAGQAAREATIVGICDGVLVLGHAGLLHGRQATGHWYSKSRREADFPDTHWQVDRRYVVDGKLVTSSGVSAALPVSLALVEAIAGPLKAEALGREIGLTGWSPAHNSQSFAFGAGGYLTAAANHLAFWRHETLSLPLQPGLDEATLALRVDAWARSFRTEVLASGNGPVRSRHGLTLLPDAPAEGMPLLPDKEAAPGKVLDEALAGIAARYGDATAAFVAAQLEYPRH, encoded by the coding sequence ATGCGCACGCTTCTGCTGCTCCTGACGCTTTACCTTCCCCTGCTCGTCCAAGCGGGCGCACTTGAGTCCTACAAGCCACGATTCGGTCGCGAACAGCCGCTGGTGGCCGTGGTCGGCGAGAACCGCATGACCGAACTGGTGGATTACCTGGTGCCCTTCAGCCTGCTCAGCCGCGCCGGGGTCGCCGAAGTGGTCGCCCTGTCCACCCGTGAGGGCCCGCTGCAGATGATGCCGGCGCTGAGGGTCGAGGCGCAGGTGACCACCGCCGAGTTCGAGCAGCGTTATCCACAGGGCGCCGACTATCTGATCGTGCCCGCCGTGCACCACAGCGACGACCCGGTGCTCACCGCTTTCGTGGCCGGTCAGGCTGCACGGGAGGCAACCATCGTCGGCATCTGCGATGGCGTGCTGGTCCTGGGCCACGCCGGTTTGCTTCACGGCCGCCAGGCCACCGGCCACTGGTATTCGAAATCAAGGCGCGAGGCGGACTTTCCCGATACCCACTGGCAGGTCGATCGCCGCTACGTGGTGGACGGCAAGCTGGTGACCAGCTCGGGCGTCAGTGCCGCCCTGCCGGTATCCCTGGCGCTGGTGGAAGCCATCGCCGGACCGCTGAAAGCCGAAGCCCTGGGCCGGGAGATCGGGCTGACGGGCTGGTCTCCCGCGCACAACAGCCAGTCCTTCGCATTCGGTGCTGGCGGCTACCTGACCGCGGCGGCCAACCACCTCGCCTTCTGGCGCCACGAAACCCTCTCCCTGCCCCTGCAGCCGGGCCTGGACGAAGCGACCCTCGCCTTGCGTGTGGATGCCTGGGCCCGCAGCTTCCGCACCGAGGTGCTGGCCAGCGGCAATGGGCCGGTCCGCAGCCGCCACGGCCTGACGTTGCTGCCGGACGCCCCGGCCGAAGGAATGCCGCTGCTCCCGGACAAGGAGGCAGCCCCCGGAAAAGTGCTGGACGAAGCCTTGGCCGGGATCGCCGCACGCTATGGCGACGCCACTGCCGCCTTCGTCGCCGCCCAGCTCGAATATCCGCGCCACTGA